The following proteins come from a genomic window of Canis aureus isolate CA01 chromosome 3, VMU_Caureus_v.1.0, whole genome shotgun sequence:
- the LOC144305889 gene encoding olfactory receptor 8B3-like → MAPGNASLVTEFVLVGLTDLPDLQLPLFCLFLLMYVVTVLGNLCLVTLIGLNPHLHTPMYFFLFNLSFIDLFYSSVFTPKMLIHFTSKKNIISYRGCMTQLFFFCFFGISEAYVLTSMAYDRYVAICNPLLYNVVMSPNVCSLLMLGSYLMAFSGAMAHTGCMLRLTFCDANTINHYLCDILPLLQLSCTSTYVNELVVLIVEGINVIVPTVTIFVSYGFILSSILRISSTEGRSKAFSTCTAHIIAVTLFFGSGAFMYLKPSSAGSMDEGKISSVFYTNVVPMMNPFIYSLRNKDIKLAVRKTLSKRVF, encoded by the coding sequence ATGGCTCCTGGAAATGCTTCTCTTGTGACTGAATTCGTTCTGGTGGGGCTCACAGACCTACCAGATCTCCAGCTCCCCCTGTTCTGCTTGTTTCTACTCATGTATGTGGTCACTGTGCTGGGAAATTTATGCTTGGTCACTCTAATCGGGCTGAATCCACACCTCCATACCCCCATGTACTTTTTCCTCTTCAATTTGTCCTTCATAGACCTCTTTTATTCATCTGTGTTTACACCCAAAATGCTGATTCACTTCACATCCAAGAAAAATATTATCTCCTACAGGGGGTGCATGacccaacttttctttttctgtttttttggtaTTTCTGAAGCTTATGTGCTGACATCCATGGCCTAtgatcgctatgtggccatctgtaacCCACTTTTGTATAATGTTGTCATGTCCCCTAATGTGTGTTCCCTCCTTATGCTTGGTTCATATTTGATGGCATTCTCAGGAGCCATGGCCCACACTGGATGCATGCTGAGACTGACCTTCTGTGATGCAAACACCATCAACCATTACTTGTGTGAcatcctccctctgctccagctctCCTGCACCAGCACGTATGTGAATGAGCTGGTGGTTTTGATTGTGGAGGGCATCAATGTGATTGTGCCCACTGTCACCATCTTTGTCTCTTATGGCTTCATCCTCTCCAGCATCCTGCGCATCAGCTCCACTGAAGGCAGGTCCAAAGCCTTCAGCACCTGTACTGCCCACATAATTGCAGTTACTCTCTTCTTTGGTTCAGGTGCATTTATGTATCTTAAACCATCTTCTGCTGGGTCTATGGATGAGGGGAAAATCTCCTCTGTCTTTTATACCAATGTGGTTCCCATGATGAACCCTTTCATTTACAGCTTGAGAAACAAAGACATTAAACTTGCTGTGAGAAAAACTCTGAGTAAGAGAGTGTTTTGA
- the LOC144305895 gene encoding olfactory receptor 8B8-like: MAPTNSSFVTEFILVGLTDLPDLQLPLFCLFLLMYMVTLLGNLGLIFLIGLNSHLHTPMYFFLFNLSFIDFCYSSVFTPKMLINFISKKNIISYKGCMTQLYFFCFFAISECYVLTSMAYDRYVAICNPLLYNVVMSPNVCFSLMLGSYLMAFSGAMAHTGRMLRLTFCDVNTINHYLCDILPLLQLSCTSTYVNELVVYIVVGINVIVPAVTIFVSYGFILSSILRISSTEGRSKAFSTCSSHIIAVSLFFGSGAFMYLKPSSAGSMDEGKISSVFYTTTVPLMNPFIYSLRNKDIKLALRRNQIYEFQREFR; this comes from the exons ATGGCTCCTACAAACTCCTCTTTTGTGACTGAATTCATTCTGGTGGGGCTCACAGACTTACCAGATCTCCAGCTCCCCCTTTTCTGCCTGTTTCTACTCATGTATATGGTCACCCTGTTGGGAAATTTGGGTTTGATCTTTCTGATTGGGCTGAATTCAcacctccacacccccatgtacttttTCCTCTTCAATTTGTCCTTCATAGACTTCTGTTATTCCTCTGTGTTTACTCCCAAAATGCTGATTAACTTCATATCCAAAAAGAATATTATCTCCTACAAGGGGTGCATGACCCAgctttactttttctgtttttttgctatttctgAATGCTATGTGCTGACATCCATGGCCTAtgatcgctatgtggccatctgtaacCCACTTTTGTATAATGTTGTCATGTCTCCTAATGTGTGTTTCAGTCTTATGCTTGGCTCATATTTGATGGCATTCTCAGGTGCCATGGCCCACACAGGACGCATGTTGAGACTGACCTTCTGTGATGTAAACACCATCAACCACTATTTGTGTGACATCCTCCCACTGCTCCAGCTCTCCTGCACCAGCACGTATGTCAATGAACTGGTGGTTTACATTGTAGTGGGTATCAATGTGATTGTGCCCGCTGTCACCATCTTTGTCTCTTATGGCTTCATCCTCTCCAGCATCCTGCGCATCAGCTCCACTGAAGGCAGATCCAAAGCTTTCAGCACCTGCAGTTCCCACATAATtgcagtttctctcttttttggttCAGGTGCATTTATGTATCTTAAACCATCTTCTGCTGGGTCTATGGATGAAGGGAAAATCTCTTCTGTCTTTTACACCACTACGGTTCCCTTGATGAATCCTTTCATTTACAGCTTaagaaacaaagacattaaaCTTGCTTTGAGAAGAAACCAGA TTTATGAATTCCAAAGAGAATTCAGGTGA